One Mycobacterium paraseoulense genomic window, CCCTGGAGGGTGCCGCGCGCACCGCCGGCGCCGACTTCGAGATCGTGGCGGCCACCCTGGGGGCGCGGCCGAGCACGGTCTGGTGGCGGGTCACCCTGCCGCTGCTGCTGCCCGGCGTGATGTCGGGGACGGTGCTGGCGTTCGCCCGCGCGCTGGGGGAATTCGGTGCGACGCTCACCTTCGCCGGGTCCCGGCAAGGGGTCACCCGCACGTTGCCGCTGGAGATCTACCTGCAGCGGGTGGACAACGCCGACGCGGCGGTGGCGCTGTCAATCCTGTTGGTGGCGGCGGCGGCGCTGGTGGTGTTGGTCCTGGGCGCCCGCCGGCTGGCCGGGATCGACGCGGGGCGGCCGGGGCCATGAGCGAATTGCAGCTGCGCGCCGTCGTAACCGACCGGCGCCTCGACGTGGAGTTCTCGGTCTCGGCGGGCGAAGTGTTGGCGATCCTCGGGCCCAACGGCGCGGGCAAGTCGACCGCGCTGCATGTCATCGCCGGGCTGATCCGCCCGGATCGCGGGGTCGTGCGGGTGGGGAATCGGGTGCTCACCGACACCGCGACCGGGGTGAACGTGGCGACCCATGACCGCCGGGTCGGCCTGCTGTTGCAGGACCCGCTGTTGTTCCCGCACATGAGCGTCGCCGCCAACGTGGCCTTCGGGCCGCGCAGCCGACGCGGATGGCTGCGGCCGACCCGGGCCGCGGAGACGGCGACGGCGTTGCGCTGGCTGCGCGAGGTCGACGCCGAGCGGCTCGCCGACCGCAAGGCGCGCCAGCTCTCCGGCGGTCAAGCCCAGCGGGTGGCGATCGCCCGGGCGCTGGCCGCCGAGCCCGAGGTGTTGCTGCTCGACGAGCCGCTGACGGGTCTCGACGTCGCCGCGGCCGCCGGGATCCGCGCGGTGTTGCGCGGCGTGGTCGGCCGCACCGGGTGCGCGATCGTCCTGATCACGCACGACCTGCTCGACGTGTTCGCGCTGGCCGACCGGGTGCTGGTGCTGGAGGCCGGGAAGATCGCCGAGACCGGCCCGGTCTCCGACGTGCTCACGGCGCCGCGCAGTCACTTCGGCGCGCGCATCGCCGGCATCAACCTGGTCAACGGGACCGTCGCCCGCGACGCCTCCCTGCACGCGCGCTCCGGGGCCCGCTGGCACGCCATCGTGCCGGAGGGAGGCGAGGAGCTGGCGGCGGGGCAGAACGCGATCGCCGTCTTTCCGCCCACGGCGGTGGCGGTATACCGGGAGCAACCGCACGGCAGCCCGCGCAACACCGTCGAGGTGACGGTGGCGGAGCTGGACATTCGCGGGTCGGCGGTGCTGGTGCGGGGCGAGCAACAACCCGACGGCGCCCCCGGTCTGGCCGCAGAGATCACCGTCGACGCCGCGTCGGAGTTGCGCTTGGCGCCCGGCGAGCGGGTGTGGTTCTCCGTGAAGG contains:
- a CDS encoding sulfate/molybdate ABC transporter ATP-binding protein; the encoded protein is MSELQLRAVVTDRRLDVEFSVSAGEVLAILGPNGAGKSTALHVIAGLIRPDRGVVRVGNRVLTDTATGVNVATHDRRVGLLLQDPLLFPHMSVAANVAFGPRSRRGWLRPTRAAETATALRWLREVDAERLADRKARQLSGGQAQRVAIARALAAEPEVLLLDEPLTGLDVAAAAGIRAVLRGVVGRTGCAIVLITHDLLDVFALADRVLVLEAGKIAETGPVSDVLTAPRSHFGARIAGINLVNGTVARDASLHARSGARWHAIVPEGGEELAAGQNAIAVFPPTAVAVYREQPHGSPRNTVEVTVAELDIRGSAVLVRGEQQPDGAPGLAAEITVDAASELRLAPGERVWFSVKAHEVALYPAAH